The stretch of DNA CGGAGTCATCACGGCCTGCAGCGCCGTGGGAGCCACAGAGAGCCCCGCCTGTGCCAAGGCCCCGTAAGCCGAGGTAATCTCCAACAGCGAGACGCCGGAGGTCCCCAAGGCGATGGACAAATTGTCGGCCAAGGGGCTACGAATCCCCAGCTTTTGCGCCATCTGAAGAATCCGCTTCGTCCCCACAGCCTGCGCGATCTTCACGGCGGGAATATTCAGCGATTGTTCGACCGCCGTCCGTAGCGACACCGTGCCGTGGAACCGATGGTCGTAGTTCTGCGGAGCCCATACACCCGTACCTGACTCAAACGTCACCGGTTCGTCGACGATCGAGGTGGCTGGCGTGATCGGTTGCCCACCGGTCAATTCGTGACGGGCTTCCAATGCCGCAAGATACACCAACGGCTTAAACAACGAGCCGGGCTGACGCTTCGCCTGCACGGCCCGGTTGAACTGGCTGGCGCGATAGTCACGACTCCCCACCATCGCAAGAATCCCGCCGGTTGCGGGATCAAGCGCCACCAGTGCGGCTTGTACCGCGTTGCTGTGGCCTATCAACGCCGGATAGGCCGTTTCCAGCTTGCCCAGTTCACGCTCCAGCGTCTGAGTGGCCAGACGTTGCAACACAGGGTCCAGCGTCGTATAGGCCCTGACGCCATCGGGAAGCGGCGCACCGGTCGTCTCTTCGACCTGCCTTAAGAGATGGTCGACAAAAAACGGCGCATCGGCCAACGTGTCCTGCGGCGGCATCACTCGAACCGGCATCATCACCGCCTGCTCCCACGCGTCGTCGCTCACGAGCCCCTGTTCGTGCAACCGGCCCAGGACGACATCGCGACGCTGCTTGGCCAGTGCCGGATTTCTCAGGGGTGAATAAGTATTTGGCCCCTTGACCATGCCGACCAGCAGCGCGGTCTCCTCCACACTCAAGGCATCGACGCGTTTGCCGAAATACCGGTGCGCGGCCTCCCCGACTCCGTAAATCGATACCGACCCGACCTGCCCGAGATAAATCTCATTCGCGTAACTTTCGAGGATCGCTTGTTTGGGGTATTTCACCTCCAGGACCAGCGCGGCGATCGATTCCTTGAGCTTCCGCCCGAATGTACGTTGCGGGGAATAAAACAGATTCTTGGCCAACTGCTGCGTGATCGTACTGCCGCCCTGAATCACCGTCCCTCGGGTCACGTTCGTCCAGACCGCGCGGCCGACGGCAATGGGATCGATGCCCGGATGGCTGAAGAATCGCCGATCTTCGATCGCCAGCAACACGTCGAGAAACCGCGCCGACAGGTCGTCATACGACACCCATTCCCGAACTTGCCGCGAGGCGCCGCGCAACCCGCTGATCAATTGTGGCTCCAGATAGGCGGGAAATAACTCGTCGCCCCCCTGAATCGACAGCACCTTGGTGACCCGCCCCTGATCGAGCACGAGACGGGCCGGCACCGGCCGGAGGTGAAGATCGGCAAACTCGTGCAAGTAGATATCGATCTCGGCAGCGCTGACACGATACTCGCCCGGCGTACGGACGGCCGTCTCAACCGCGTGATACCCGAGTTGGTGGAGGCGTTCGATCAGATGAGCGGAGGTAATATCCAGATCCGGCTTCAACAGAAACGGGGCGCCGTAGATCAGGCGGGGGGGATGCTCATCGCCCGTCGGCAAGGCCAGACTGGCCGAAAGGTAGAGCCCATAGGCCAACGCACTTCCTGCGGCAAGGAGCACGACGCCGGCCAATACCAGAAGCCCCCGCACGACCCAGCGTCTGACGAACATCACCGGCCTATCCCCATCTGCAGAGCATACGCGATCCAGCGAACGAAATCACATGCGTGCGCCCCGCTACCTGACGCGTTCCCACACCCGCGCTTGACAAAGCCCTGTGCGTTCCCTTAGATGAGCGCCAGAATTCAAGTCTCTAAGATGTTGTACCTATTAAAACGTCCAGAATACGCATCGGCGCTACGCGACGCACCCATAATTGGCCTCTCGCGCC from Nitrospira sp. encodes:
- a CDS encoding PBP1A family penicillin-binding protein, with amino-acid sequence MFVRRWVVRGLLVLAGVVLLAAGSALAYGLYLSASLALPTGDEHPPRLIYGAPFLLKPDLDITSAHLIERLHQLGYHAVETAVRTPGEYRVSAAEIDIYLHEFADLHLRPVPARLVLDQGRVTKVLSIQGGDELFPAYLEPQLISGLRGASRQVREWVSYDDLSARFLDVLLAIEDRRFFSHPGIDPIAVGRAVWTNVTRGTVIQGGSTITQQLAKNLFYSPQRTFGRKLKESIAALVLEVKYPKQAILESYANEIYLGQVGSVSIYGVGEAAHRYFGKRVDALSVEETALLVGMVKGPNTYSPLRNPALAKQRRDVVLGRLHEQGLVSDDAWEQAVMMPVRVMPPQDTLADAPFFVDHLLRQVEETTGAPLPDGVRAYTTLDPVLQRLATQTLERELGKLETAYPALIGHSNAVQAALVALDPATGGILAMVGSRDYRASQFNRAVQAKRQPGSLFKPLVYLAALEARHELTGGQPITPATSIVDEPVTFESGTGVWAPQNYDHRFHGTVSLRTAVEQSLNIPAVKIAQAVGTKRILQMAQKLGIRSPLADNLSIALGTSGVSLLEITSAYGALAQAGLSVAPTALQAVMTPEGDPAWHHTPVRRQAVSPQAAYVMTSLLKGVVERGTAAKAKAMGLRGIVAGKTGTTDGYRDAWFVGYTPDVVVGVWVGFDDEEALHLTGAQAALPMWVEFVRRILPATSRDFVMPPAVVTRDIDPQSTQLATSKCPQRSMEVFIEGTEPSVYCELHGSGFWERVKRSFGFS